One Thermorudis peleae genomic window, TGCTGATGTGAACGTAGCAAAGACCGCTGGCCTACTCCACGATATTGGCAAAGCGGTTGACCATGAAGTGGAAGGACCACACGCGCTCATCGGTGCCGACATTGCACGTCGCCTTGGGCGTTCAGCCAAGATTGTGCATGCCATCGCTGCCCATCACGGCGAAGAAGAGCCGAAGACCGTCGAAGCGTGGATTGTTGCCGCTGCAGACGCGATCAGCGGCGCACGTCCCGGCGCTCGGCGCGAGATGCTTGAGGCATACATCAAGCGGCTCGAAGCGCTCGAGGGTGTTGCGACATCGTTTAAGGGTGTCCAGAAGGCCTATGCGATCCAGGCAGGCCGCGAGGTGCGCATCCTCGTCAAGCCTGATCAAATCGATGACTATGGCGCGATCAAGCTCGCGCGTGACGTGGTCAAGAAGATTCAGGACACGCTTGATTATCCTGGACAGATCAAGGTGACGGTAATCCGCGAGACCCGAGCGATCGAGTACGCACGGTAGCGCGCCGCTGATGGACGGCAGCATGTGTAAACAACATGTTGACGCCCAGCGCACCCTGTGGTAACCAATACAGCGGAGAGGGGCCAGGCACGGAACGGTGCCTGGCACGCTCTTGGAGAAGGCCGGTTGTGGCAGGAGGTAGACGGAGAGGAGCGGCAATTCGAGGACAGACTGCAGGATTCACACTGCACGATTGCGGCACTCGCATGTGCATATTGCGTGGCAGCATAGATGCCTTTATGGAGGGTTCGAATGGAGCGCTTCTTTAGTAAACTTGACCTGCGCGATATCAAAATTGGTACGGACGCGAGCTTCCCGCCCGATGAGGGATCGCAGGCAACCCGGCAGGAACAGGGTGGAGTTGCCAAGCAGCCGGCGCGGCGAAGCGAGATTCTGAAGGTGTCAGCGCGCTCACGGCCGAGCGCTGTCGCCGGCGCGATTGCTGGCGTGGTGCGCGAGTGCGGCCGTGCAGAAGTGCAGGCAATTGGGGCCGGCGCAGCCAATCAGGCCGTGAAGGCTGTCGCAATCGCGCGGGGTTACCTCCTGGAGAGCGGCATTGACGCCGTCTGCCTGCCATCGTTTATCAACGTTACTATCAACAACGAGGATCGCACGGCGATCCGGTTGATCGTTGAGCCACGGTAGCCCAACCGGCGCGTTGTCTCCGACTGTTGATAACGCTCCCCGAAAAGAATTCGGGGAGCGTTTTTGTCTCCCACAGCACGCTTGGGCAGTAACTGCGGTACACTCCCATCAAGGGTGAGCAGTCGGGTGGTAGCAGGGAGCCTGCATGCGTGATGACGGCATAACGCCGCCTGAGTCTCTACCACGTACGTCTTCAGAACACGACCGGCGGGTATCGGACCGGAAGGCCCGACAGGAGCGAGCCAATACTCCGCTTGGCCGTCTGTTACGCTATCTCGGGCTTGTTCTTGGTCTACTCATTGGCTGGGCAATCGGGGCTGCGCTCGATCAGCTCAACGCGATGCAACACCCTGGTCCCTACACGGTGATGGCTGCTGCAGCCCTCGGTGCACTGGGCTTCCTCACCACGCCCTATAT contains:
- a CDS encoding stage V sporulation protein S, whose amino-acid sequence is MERFFSKLDLRDIKIGTDASFPPDEGSQATRQEQGGVAKQPARRSEILKVSARSRPSAVAGAIAGVVRECGRAEVQAIGAGAANQAVKAVAIARGYLLESGIDAVCLPSFINVTINNEDRTAIRLIVEPR